A genomic segment from Halorubrum depositum encodes:
- a CDS encoding SRPBCC family protein, whose translation MFTARDSTAVDADAASVFDFLDDPRNHAAVTPRLEDVRDVERLPNGGKRLAYTYRMAGIGIDGEIVQTVHEPNERMTFELRGRLTGTIDLTVEPADGGTRLTYAAEYDLPENALTALGEPVVRRFNERQVRATLDAVAERFEADEG comes from the coding sequence ATGTTCACGGCACGCGACTCGACCGCGGTCGACGCCGACGCGGCGTCCGTCTTCGACTTCCTCGACGACCCGCGCAACCACGCCGCCGTCACGCCCCGGCTGGAGGACGTCAGAGACGTCGAGCGGCTGCCGAACGGCGGGAAGCGGCTGGCGTACACCTATCGAATGGCCGGGATCGGGATCGACGGGGAGATCGTTCAGACGGTCCACGAGCCGAACGAGCGGATGACCTTCGAGCTCCGCGGTCGGCTGACGGGGACGATCGATCTGACCGTCGAGCCGGCGGACGGCGGGACGAGGCTGACGTACGCGGCGGAGTACGATCTCCCGGAGAACGCGCTGACCGCCCTCGGCGAGCCGGTCGTCCGTCGGTTCAACGAGCGACAGGTCCGAGCGACGCTCGACGCCGTCGCGG
- a CDS encoding bacterio-opsin activator domain-containing protein — translation MPGSRALLVHPEEGSDRITSALGAAGFDVTTVNNATSAVAKVTTGEYDCIVSEYSLPGDDGLALAEALEESDARVPVVMFSEEEDEEVLEAAFESGVDEFLHKNGSASIDRLVTDVSTVCSAEGAPGAKQDVSGHEPSTEEVSRAVREAPVGVSLSDPELPDYPLVYANDAWEDHTGYPVEEALGRNPRFLQGPGTDPETVDRLSTAISDEEQITVEIRNYRRDGTPFWNELTVAPVYDADGDLAHYVGFQNDVTDRKRAERLAEERAEKLATERQALDRVLGRVNGLLSEISRILVESRDSEMIAERVCEEIADEPGYMGGWIAEVSSATGRLDVTAASGVPVEAGASFSLDETPREVRQAIETEEVHGGAAGGDSDDGLAPSAVGAPRLLVVPITYGHRRYGLLGIYSSEGNALDRRERKVCESVGKMIANGLHSVETTRILTTDRVVELQVAIGDRSFSLSRVADALGGPIEHLGTTRLDDDACELYLRVTDPTEDVSAVEALPFVEAVRLVSETDDDVTVAVTATESPPLTRLSEFGGVVVEATADATSASLTIEAPPEQDVRAMLDVFRAEYDGVELRSRVERESRDRSLTEFASAVDDRLTDRQRSALKTAELNGYFEWPRPVDGSEIAERMGITRQTFHQHLRAAERKLVEAYVDPRSRN, via the coding sequence ATGCCGGGTTCTCGGGCGCTGTTGGTCCATCCGGAGGAGGGGAGCGACCGCATCACGTCGGCGCTCGGCGCCGCCGGGTTCGACGTGACGACGGTCAACAACGCCACGTCCGCGGTCGCGAAGGTGACCACCGGCGAGTACGACTGCATCGTGAGCGAGTACTCCCTGCCGGGGGACGACGGCCTCGCGCTGGCGGAGGCGTTAGAGGAGTCCGACGCGCGGGTTCCGGTCGTGATGTTCTCCGAGGAGGAGGACGAGGAGGTGTTGGAGGCCGCCTTCGAGAGCGGCGTCGACGAGTTCCTCCACAAGAACGGCTCCGCGTCGATCGACCGGCTGGTGACCGACGTCTCGACAGTCTGTTCCGCCGAGGGGGCGCCGGGCGCCAAACAGGACGTCTCTGGACACGAGCCCAGCACGGAGGAGGTCAGCCGAGCCGTGCGCGAGGCGCCCGTCGGCGTCAGCCTCAGCGACCCCGAACTGCCGGATTACCCGCTCGTGTACGCCAACGACGCGTGGGAGGACCACACCGGATACCCGGTCGAGGAGGCCCTCGGTCGAAACCCGCGCTTCCTGCAGGGCCCCGGGACGGACCCCGAGACGGTCGACCGCCTCTCGACGGCGATCTCGGACGAAGAGCAGATCACGGTCGAGATCCGGAACTACCGCCGGGACGGGACGCCCTTCTGGAACGAGCTCACGGTCGCCCCGGTGTACGACGCCGACGGCGACCTGGCCCACTACGTCGGGTTCCAGAACGACGTCACCGACCGCAAGCGGGCGGAGCGGCTCGCGGAGGAGCGCGCGGAGAAGCTCGCGACCGAGCGACAGGCCCTCGACCGAGTCCTCGGGCGGGTGAACGGACTGCTCAGCGAGATCAGCCGGATACTCGTCGAGAGCCGGGACTCGGAGATGATCGCCGAGCGCGTCTGCGAGGAGATCGCCGACGAGCCGGGGTACATGGGCGGCTGGATCGCCGAGGTCTCGTCGGCGACGGGGCGGCTGGACGTGACCGCGGCGAGCGGGGTCCCGGTCGAGGCGGGCGCGTCGTTCTCCCTCGACGAGACGCCCCGCGAGGTCCGGCAGGCGATCGAGACCGAGGAGGTTCACGGGGGGGCCGCCGGGGGCGACTCGGACGACGGGCTCGCCCCGAGCGCGGTCGGCGCCCCGCGGCTCCTCGTCGTCCCGATCACGTACGGCCACCGCCGGTACGGTCTGCTCGGCATCTACAGCAGCGAGGGGAACGCCCTCGACCGGCGCGAGCGGAAGGTGTGCGAGTCGGTCGGGAAGATGATCGCCAACGGGCTCCACTCGGTGGAGACGACCCGCATCCTCACGACGGACCGCGTCGTGGAACTGCAGGTCGCCATCGGGGACCGATCGTTCTCGCTCTCGCGGGTCGCCGACGCGCTCGGCGGGCCGATCGAGCACCTCGGAACCACCCGACTCGACGACGACGCCTGCGAGCTGTACCTCAGAGTGACGGACCCGACGGAGGACGTGAGCGCCGTCGAGGCGCTCCCGTTCGTCGAGGCGGTCCGACTGGTCTCCGAGACGGACGACGACGTCACCGTCGCCGTGACCGCCACGGAGTCGCCGCCGCTGACGCGGCTCTCGGAGTTCGGCGGCGTCGTCGTCGAGGCGACCGCGGACGCGACGAGCGCGAGCCTGACGATCGAGGCGCCGCCCGAGCAGGACGTCAGGGCGATGCTCGACGTGTTCCGCGCGGAGTACGACGGCGTCGAGCTCCGATCCCGCGTCGAGCGCGAGAGCCGGGATCGGAGCCTGACCGAGTTCGCGTCCGCCGTGGACGACCGGCTCACCGACCGCCAGCGGTCGGCGCTGAAGACGGCCGAGCTGAACGGCTACTTCGAGTGGCCCCGCCCGGTCGACGGCTCCGAGATCGCCGAGCGGATGGGGATCACGCGACAGACGTTCCACCAGCACCTCCGGGCGGCCGAGCGCAAGCTCGTCGAGGCGTACGTCGACCCGCGGTCGCGGAACTGA
- a CDS encoding beta-carotene 15,15'-dioxygenase, Brp/Blh family produces the protein MSTGSVSHADGRRLERPERIAVNASRAALLLLTVAFAGAYAAGTEPSLRTQMLAYLVGMVALNLPHGGYEHFSNLRRRGLPFGARYVGLYLAFVVGFVGLFVVAPLPALALAFGTAVAKGGHGDLHVMDALVGTDHLASRPQRALAALVRGGAVMIVPAVAWTETFYGFTGYMLNVFDGQLVGPAATSPEAVTTALGAVYGLGVLLHLGGGLATGGGVTRSWLLDAAETLLLVAYFALVPVVIAIGLYFPLWYSLRQSARSMVVEEARPSRTEGVSVVTAWGVLVVGALVTAAVGASLWLVAPNPLAGGSLLPGAVAFYTIFVCIIALPHVVVGEWLDFGRGIWYIP, from the coding sequence ATGTCGACGGGATCCGTGAGCCACGCCGATGGTCGTCGTCTCGAACGGCCCGAGCGAATCGCCGTGAACGCCTCGCGCGCGGCGCTGTTGCTTCTCACCGTCGCGTTCGCCGGCGCGTACGCGGCCGGCACCGAACCGAGCCTCCGGACGCAGATGCTCGCCTACCTCGTCGGGATGGTCGCGCTGAACCTCCCGCACGGCGGCTACGAGCACTTCTCGAACCTCAGGCGGCGCGGGCTCCCCTTCGGCGCGCGATACGTCGGGCTCTACCTCGCGTTCGTCGTCGGCTTCGTGGGGCTGTTCGTCGTCGCCCCGCTGCCGGCGCTCGCGCTCGCGTTCGGCACGGCGGTCGCGAAGGGGGGGCACGGCGACCTCCACGTGATGGACGCGCTCGTCGGCACCGACCACCTCGCCTCGCGGCCGCAGCGCGCGCTCGCCGCGCTCGTCCGCGGCGGCGCCGTGATGATCGTCCCGGCGGTCGCGTGGACGGAGACGTTCTACGGGTTCACCGGCTACATGCTGAACGTGTTCGACGGGCAGCTCGTCGGGCCGGCGGCGACGTCGCCGGAGGCGGTCACGACGGCGCTCGGCGCGGTGTACGGCCTCGGCGTCCTCCTCCACCTCGGCGGGGGGCTCGCGACGGGCGGCGGCGTCACGCGGTCGTGGCTGCTCGACGCCGCCGAGACGCTGCTGCTCGTCGCCTACTTCGCCCTCGTGCCCGTCGTGATCGCCATCGGGCTCTACTTCCCGCTGTGGTACTCGCTGCGGCAGTCCGCCCGGAGCATGGTCGTCGAGGAGGCGCGGCCGAGTCGGACCGAAGGCGTCTCCGTCGTGACGGCGTGGGGCGTGCTCGTGGTCGGCGCGCTCGTGACAGCCGCGGTCGGGGCGTCGCTGTGGCTGGTCGCACCCAACCCGCTGGCCGGCGGCTCGCTGCTGCCGGGGGCGGTCGCCTTCTACACGATCTTCGTCTGCATCATCGCGCTGCCGCACGTCGTCGTCGGCGAGTGGCTCGACTTCGGGCGGGGGATCTGGTACATCCCCTGA
- a CDS encoding protein sorting system archaetidylserine synthase (This PssA-like phosphatidyltransferase, along with a PssD-like decarboxylase, is required in Haloarchaea for the archaeosortase ArtA to replace the PGF-CTERM sorting signal with a C-terminal lipid anchor.) encodes MRFRFVGRLGLADAVTVANAAVGFLAVVAATVDLELAARLVLLAAVADGLDGVVARHRGSTDAGPYLDSLADVASFGVAPAALVAVAVLDAASFASAPVFVSVGVGAGALFVATAVARLGLYTAYDSDARETVGVPTTLAATILAAAVIAGYTEPGILIAGTAAFAVLMGTTVTYPDLHAQDALVMGVVQAAVILTPVGHVATAALPAWIGEGFAFALLFLACGYLLLGPRFYWGDGIRSPPEDAGERGV; translated from the coding sequence ATGCGTTTCCGGTTCGTCGGGCGGCTCGGGCTCGCGGACGCGGTGACGGTGGCGAACGCGGCCGTCGGCTTCCTCGCCGTCGTCGCGGCGACCGTCGACCTCGAGCTCGCGGCCCGCCTGGTGCTGCTCGCCGCGGTCGCTGACGGGCTCGACGGGGTGGTCGCGAGACACCGCGGTTCGACCGACGCCGGGCCCTACCTCGACTCGCTGGCCGACGTGGCCTCGTTCGGCGTCGCGCCCGCGGCCCTCGTCGCGGTCGCCGTCCTCGACGCGGCGTCGTTCGCGAGCGCGCCCGTCTTCGTCTCCGTCGGCGTCGGCGCCGGCGCCCTGTTCGTCGCGACGGCGGTCGCCCGGCTCGGGCTGTACACGGCGTACGACAGCGACGCCCGCGAGACGGTGGGCGTGCCGACCACGCTGGCGGCGACGATCCTCGCGGCCGCGGTGATCGCCGGCTACACCGAACCCGGCATTCTGATCGCCGGGACCGCCGCGTTCGCGGTGCTCATGGGGACGACGGTCACGTACCCGGACCTCCACGCGCAGGACGCGCTCGTGATGGGCGTCGTGCAGGCCGCCGTCATCCTCACCCCCGTCGGACACGTGGCCACCGCCGCCCTCCCGGCGTGGATCGGCGAGGGGTTCGCGTTCGCGCTGCTCTTTTTAGCGTGCGGCTACCTCCTCCTCGGCCCGCGGTTCTACTGGGGCGACGGGATCCGGTCGCCCCCCGAGGACGCCGGGGAGCGGGGCGTCTGA
- the psmB gene encoding archaeal proteasome endopeptidase complex subunit beta, protein MRTPTGDLSDGTADELGRDQPVFGPELGEFEHSERRAAQADGEGEMKTGTTTVGIRTADGVVMATDMRASLGGMVSSKDVQKVEEIHPRGALTIAGSVSAAQNLISTLKAETSLYETRRGKDMSMEALSTLTGNLLRTGAFFIVQPILGGVDDEGAHIYSIDALGGTTEEEYTVTGSGSQYALGVLEQEYHDEVTVDEAKTIAAKAIQSAVERDLASGNGINVAVVTEDGVDITRHKEFDELL, encoded by the coding sequence ATGCGAACACCGACTGGCGACCTCTCCGACGGGACGGCCGACGAGCTGGGCCGCGACCAGCCCGTCTTCGGACCCGAGCTCGGCGAGTTCGAACACAGCGAGCGCCGCGCGGCGCAGGCCGACGGCGAGGGCGAGATGAAGACCGGCACGACGACCGTCGGCATCAGGACCGCGGACGGCGTCGTGATGGCGACCGACATGCGCGCCTCGCTCGGCGGCATGGTCTCCTCGAAGGACGTCCAGAAGGTCGAGGAGATCCACCCCCGCGGCGCCCTGACGATCGCCGGCTCCGTCTCCGCCGCCCAGAATCTCATCTCCACGCTCAAGGCCGAGACGAGCCTCTACGAGACCCGACGCGGCAAGGACATGTCGATGGAGGCGCTGTCGACGCTCACCGGGAACCTCCTCCGGACGGGCGCGTTCTTCATCGTCCAGCCGATCCTCGGCGGCGTCGACGACGAGGGCGCCCACATCTACTCCATCGACGCCCTCGGCGGCACCACCGAGGAGGAGTACACCGTCACCGGCTCCGGCTCCCAGTACGCGCTCGGTGTGCTCGAGCAGGAGTACCACGACGAGGTCACCGTCGACGAGGCGAAGACCATCGCCGCCAAGGCGATCCAGTCCGCCGTCGAGCGCGACCTCGCGTCCGGCAACGGGATCAACGTCGCCGTCGTCACCGAGGACGGCGTCGACATCACCCGGCACAAGGAGTTCGACGAGCTGCTGTAA
- a CDS encoding uracil-DNA glycosylase family protein, whose amino-acid sequence MQNVTDRTRNPFGMRPDCRSFVPGYGDANADFHVVGDHPGVHGGVATGVPFTGEPWSAAFLSALTGGGLLAGLAEGAAPDGTSETDGAAASANREIAANGGRPDGDAESEPVRTERTYFSYLHMCVPDGEPTAASYDDMERFFDAELRAIAAHVLLPVGARATEHVLEQYTARAWKTEVDMDALHGEELLGSGWLVLPIKDPTEWEGDDADRLVDGLRELRSTDFRRESDLGRFIAGSDPYLVR is encoded by the coding sequence GTGCAGAACGTTACGGATCGGACGCGGAATCCATTCGGGATGCGGCCGGACTGTCGGTCGTTCGTCCCGGGCTACGGCGACGCCAACGCCGACTTCCACGTCGTCGGCGACCACCCCGGCGTCCACGGCGGCGTCGCGACCGGCGTCCCGTTCACCGGCGAGCCGTGGTCGGCGGCGTTCCTCTCGGCGCTGACCGGGGGGGGACTGCTCGCGGGGCTCGCCGAGGGCGCGGCGCCGGACGGAACGAGTGAGACAGATGGGGCCGCGGCGTCGGCGAACCGCGAGATCGCGGCGAACGGCGGCCGGCCGGACGGAGACGCGGAGTCCGAACCGGTCCGCACCGAGCGCACGTACTTCTCGTACCTCCACATGTGCGTGCCCGACGGCGAGCCGACGGCGGCGTCGTACGACGACATGGAGCGGTTCTTCGACGCGGAGCTCCGCGCGATCGCCGCGCACGTCCTTCTCCCGGTCGGCGCCCGGGCGACCGAGCACGTCCTCGAGCAGTACACGGCGCGGGCGTGGAAGACCGAGGTCGACATGGACGCCCTCCACGGCGAGGAGCTCCTCGGGTCCGGGTGGCTCGTCCTCCCGATCAAGGACCCGACCGAGTGGGAGGGCGACGACGCCGACCGGCTCGTCGACGGACTCCGCGAACTGCGGTCGACGGACTTCCGCCGCGAAAGCGACCTCGGACGCTTCATCGCGGGGAGCGACCCGTACCTCGTTCGGTGA
- a CDS encoding asparagine synthase C-terminal domain-containing protein has protein sequence MAGPPAADLRGAPPARVRDALRDGDPLPGGRGFAGRLDDPPGRDGPVLVRDVLGRQPLFVERGAIDPAADSVPATGSTPATDRTPTDPDAWSFSRTALNDPTPVPAGRVASAAGVERVWTLPDAPPTDPEPAQAAVDAAVGDALGAIADGRDGLGDSAGGLAVAFSGGVDSGLVAAGVPDAPCYVAGFEGCHDVAAARDAAAAMDRELRVVEITHEELLRAVRAVADATGRRNPMDLAIAVPLYLAAEAAAADGLDRLAVGQGADELFGGYSKVVDPATDDRVDADTVRGARTETVLTLPDQLERDVLALRAAGVEPVAPLLDDRVVAAALALPGELLASDGERKVALRRAAAGRVPESVRTADKKAVQYGTYVSRELDRLARRAGFKRRMDDHVGRYLDDLLAGE, from the coding sequence ATGGCGGGCCCCCCAGCCGCCGATCTCCGCGGGGCGCCTCCAGCCCGCGTCCGCGACGCCCTCCGCGACGGCGACCCCCTCCCCGGCGGACGCGGCTTCGCCGGGCGCCTCGACGATCCGCCCGGCCGCGACGGGCCGGTCCTCGTCCGCGACGTCCTCGGCCGCCAGCCGCTGTTCGTCGAGCGCGGGGCGATCGACCCGGCGGCCGACTCCGTCCCGGCGACTGGCTCCACCCCGGCGACCGATCGCACTCCGACCGACCCGGACGCGTGGAGCTTCTCGCGGACCGCCCTCAACGACCCGACGCCGGTTCCGGCGGGGAGAGTCGCCTCCGCCGCCGGCGTCGAACGGGTCTGGACGCTCCCCGACGCACCGCCGACCGACCCGGAGCCCGCGCAGGCGGCGGTCGACGCCGCGGTCGGTGACGCGCTCGGAGCGATCGCCGACGGCCGCGACGGTCTCGGCGACTCGGCCGGGGGGCTCGCGGTCGCCTTCTCCGGCGGCGTCGACTCCGGGCTCGTCGCCGCCGGCGTCCCCGACGCGCCCTGCTACGTCGCCGGATTCGAGGGGTGTCACGACGTCGCGGCCGCCCGCGACGCGGCCGCGGCGATGGATCGCGAGCTCCGCGTCGTCGAGATCACCCACGAGGAGCTCCTGCGCGCGGTCCGCGCAGTCGCCGACGCGACGGGGCGCCGTAACCCGATGGACCTCGCGATCGCGGTGCCGCTGTACCTCGCGGCAGAGGCGGCCGCGGCCGACGGCCTCGACCGGCTTGCGGTCGGCCAGGGCGCGGACGAGCTGTTCGGCGGGTACAGCAAGGTCGTCGACCCCGCGACCGACGACCGCGTGGACGCCGACACGGTGCGGGGCGCCCGGACCGAGACCGTCCTGACCCTCCCCGACCAGCTCGAACGCGACGTGCTCGCACTCCGCGCGGCCGGGGTCGAGCCGGTCGCGCCGCTGCTCGACGACCGCGTCGTCGCGGCCGCGCTGGCGTTGCCGGGCGAGCTGCTCGCGAGCGACGGGGAGCGGAAGGTCGCGCTCCGCCGGGCGGCGGCCGGACGCGTGCCGGAGTCGGTCCGGACGGCCGACAAGAAGGCGGTCCAGTACGGGACGTACGTCTCCCGCGAGCTCGACCGGCTCGCGCGGCGGGCCGGGTTCAAGCGGCGCATGGACGACCACGTCGGGCGGTATCTCGACGACCTGCTGGCTGGCGAGTGA
- a CDS encoding PHP domain-containing protein yields MLSVELHAHSALSYDGRDPVDLLLEQAAAVGLDALAVTDHDEIDASIEAAEKAPDYGLVGIVGMEVTCAVGHVLAFGIDERVESGLPFDETLDRIRDRGGIAVVPHPFQKSRHGVAAHITDEQLAGADAIEVYNSRLFTGRSNRQAEKFALRNRLPMTAGSDAHISEMVGQAVTEVGADEHSADAILSAIRDGRTSVVGKRTPWRISLRQFGGGAKRRALRALNALR; encoded by the coding sequence GTGCTATCGGTCGAGCTCCACGCGCACTCCGCGCTGTCCTACGACGGGCGCGACCCGGTCGACCTCCTGTTGGAGCAGGCGGCCGCGGTCGGGCTGGACGCGCTCGCCGTCACGGACCACGACGAGATCGACGCCAGCATCGAGGCGGCCGAGAAGGCCCCCGACTACGGGCTCGTCGGCATCGTCGGCATGGAGGTGACCTGCGCGGTCGGCCACGTGCTCGCGTTCGGCATCGACGAGCGCGTCGAGAGCGGGCTCCCCTTCGACGAGACGCTCGACCGGATCCGCGACCGGGGCGGGATCGCGGTCGTCCCCCACCCTTTCCAGAAGTCCCGCCACGGCGTCGCCGCCCACATCACCGACGAGCAGCTCGCGGGCGCCGACGCCATCGAGGTGTACAACTCCCGGCTGTTCACGGGGCGCTCGAACCGACAGGCGGAGAAGTTCGCGCTCCGGAATCGGCTCCCGATGACCGCCGGCAGCGACGCCCACATCTCTGAGATGGTCGGACAGGCCGTGACCGAGGTCGGTGCCGACGAGCACTCGGCCGACGCGATCCTCTCCGCGATCCGCGACGGTCGGACCAGCGTCGTCGGGAAGCGAACCCCGTGGCGCATCTCGCTCCGCCAGTTCGGCGGCGGCGCCAAGCGTCGCGCGCTCCGCGCGTTGAACGCGCTGCGCTGA
- a CDS encoding DUF7513 family protein codes for MSRFEKFLAGWSFRGSTPDYEPGDVIEVMVTGDAGGETVARIGDSTLRIEGAPDDAVDTRVRVAVETWDETTHRGTGTYRETVGESAF; via the coding sequence ATGAGCCGCTTCGAGAAGTTCCTCGCCGGCTGGTCGTTCCGGGGGTCGACCCCCGACTACGAGCCCGGCGACGTGATCGAGGTGATGGTCACCGGCGACGCGGGCGGCGAGACGGTCGCCCGGATCGGCGACTCGACGCTCCGCATCGAGGGCGCGCCCGACGACGCGGTGGACACCCGCGTCCGGGTCGCGGTCGAGACATGGGACGAGACGACCCACCGCGGCACCGGGACCTACCGCGAGACGGTCGGCGAGAGCGCGTTCTGA
- a CDS encoding Na+/H+ antiporter NhaC family protein: MPVTDGGFGDESASTNEPRISFYGGKWASTVPIAFFIVWAIVQSGVLGIGDTNGLVVGALVGTILGMFFARGDWKAYADTIFEGMTQRVAATAIVAWLWAGMFAETLQVGGFVGGLIFAADALNVGATTFPAAAFVLCGLLATGIGTGYGATVAFVTLFFPAGVLIGANPVLLFAAILSGAVFGDNLAPVSDTTIVSAVTQDADIGGVVASRFKYAIIAAVPAFAAYLIMGSVLSGASLEGAAALRESATAPGLVHLISMGVVIATAVAGRHIVEAISWGLIVAIAFNLAFGLSSVADILVFTTTDPTPAAALPFVQVGETAGVGGSLYSGAIGFFPLIVLTLLIVAMAQIMIRGGGFEAILEFLLDSVATTVRRAELTMVLGTAAINGMITINTAAEIAIAPYIARIGEKFNINGYRRANILDANTSALGYIFPWAGGVLVGYQVMVGPDGLGEQYGPEMVVNPIEVVPYVFHGWFLVIVFLLAAVTGFGREYIPDRISEEVSRA; this comes from the coding sequence GTGCCCGTCACCGACGGCGGGTTCGGAGACGAGTCGGCGTCGACGAACGAGCCTCGAATTAGCTTCTACGGCGGCAAGTGGGCGAGCACGGTGCCGATCGCCTTCTTCATCGTCTGGGCGATCGTCCAGAGCGGGGTCCTCGGGATCGGCGACACGAACGGCCTCGTCGTCGGCGCGCTCGTCGGGACCATCCTCGGGATGTTCTTCGCGCGCGGCGACTGGAAGGCGTACGCCGACACCATCTTCGAGGGGATGACTCAGCGCGTCGCCGCGACCGCGATCGTGGCGTGGCTGTGGGCCGGGATGTTCGCCGAGACGCTGCAGGTCGGCGGCTTCGTCGGGGGACTCATCTTCGCGGCCGACGCCCTGAACGTCGGCGCGACCACATTCCCCGCGGCCGCGTTCGTCCTCTGCGGCCTGCTCGCGACCGGGATCGGAACGGGGTACGGTGCGACCGTCGCGTTCGTGACGCTGTTCTTCCCGGCCGGCGTCCTCATCGGCGCGAACCCGGTGCTGCTGTTCGCCGCCATTCTCTCGGGCGCCGTCTTCGGCGACAACCTCGCGCCCGTGAGCGACACGACGATCGTGAGCGCGGTGACGCAGGACGCCGACATCGGCGGCGTCGTCGCCTCACGGTTCAAGTACGCGATCATCGCCGCGGTGCCCGCCTTCGCCGCGTACCTGATTATGGGCTCGGTCCTCTCGGGCGCGAGCCTGGAGGGCGCGGCCGCGCTCCGCGAGTCGGCGACGGCGCCCGGGCTGGTCCACCTGATCTCGATGGGGGTCGTCATCGCGACGGCGGTCGCGGGCCGCCACATCGTGGAGGCGATCTCGTGGGGGTTGATCGTCGCTATCGCGTTCAACCTCGCGTTCGGCCTCTCGTCGGTCGCCGACATCCTCGTGTTCACGACGACTGATCCCACGCCCGCCGCGGCGCTCCCGTTCGTGCAGGTCGGCGAGACCGCGGGCGTTGGCGGGAGCCTCTACTCGGGCGCGATCGGCTTCTTCCCGCTCATCGTGTTGACCCTGCTCATCGTGGCGATGGCGCAGATCATGATCCGCGGCGGCGGCTTCGAGGCGATCCTCGAGTTCCTGCTCGACTCGGTCGCGACCACCGTCCGCCGCGCCGAGCTGACGATGGTGCTCGGCACGGCGGCGATCAACGGGATGATCACGATCAACACGGCCGCGGAGATCGCGATCGCCCCGTACATCGCCCGGATCGGCGAGAAGTTCAACATCAACGGCTACCGGCGCGCGAACATCTTGGACGCCAACACCTCGGCGCTCGGCTACATCTTCCCGTGGGCCGGCGGCGTGCTGGTGGGGTACCAGGTGATGGTCGGGCCCGACGGGCTCGGCGAGCAGTACGGGCCCGAGATGGTCGTCAACCCGATCGAGGTGGTGCCGTACGTGTTCCACGGCTGGTTCCTCGTGATCGTCTTCCTGCTCGCCGCGGTCACCGGGTTCGGGCGGGAGTACATCCCCGACCGGATCTCCGAGGAGGTGTCGCGCGCATGA
- a CDS encoding 30S ribosomal protein S15: MARMHTRRRGSSGSDKPATDENPEWSDVDAEDIESRVVELAEQGHDPSVIGLKLRDEGVKGVPVPDVKLATGKKVTEILEEHDAEPEYPEDLYKLMERAVRLREHMAENGQDYQNKRALQNTESKIRRLANYYRGDEIDEEFTYTYELAAELVDDE, encoded by the coding sequence ATGGCACGAATGCACACGCGCCGTCGCGGTTCGTCCGGTTCGGACAAGCCGGCGACGGACGAGAACCCGGAGTGGAGCGACGTCGACGCAGAGGACATCGAGTCCCGCGTCGTCGAACTGGCGGAGCAGGGCCACGACCCCAGCGTCATCGGCCTCAAGCTGCGCGACGAGGGCGTCAAGGGCGTTCCGGTGCCCGACGTGAAGCTGGCGACCGGAAAGAAGGTCACCGAGATCCTCGAGGAGCACGACGCAGAGCCGGAGTACCCCGAGGACCTCTACAAGCTGATGGAACGCGCCGTTCGCCTCCGCGAGCACATGGCGGAGAACGGCCAGGACTACCAGAACAAGCGCGCGCTCCAGAACACCGAGTCGAAGATCCGCCGCCTCGCGAACTACTACCGCGGCGACGAGATCGACGAGGAGTTCACGTACACGTACGAGCTCGCCGCCGAGCTCGTCGACGACGAGTAA